Below is a window of Streptomyces sp. NBC_01429 DNA.
TCCGCTCTCCCGACCCCGGGCACCGTCCACCGCGTCTTTCACTCCCTCGGCCGTCGCATCGGTCATCGCTTCGGTCATCGCTGGCCGTCCTCCGCAATCCGGGCGCCGACGGCGCGTTGTACATCGGCGAAGCCGGGGAACGACGTGCGGTGGCAGGCCCCGCCGCGCACCGTGGTGCGTCCGGGCAGACACATCCCGAGCGTCGCCGCGGCCATGGCGACGCGGTGGTCCTCGAAGCCCGGTACGGTCCCGGCGCGCAGCGCGGCGCCCCCGGTCACCGTCAGCCCGTCCGCGGCGACCTCCACCCGGCCCCCGAACGCGCCGACCATGCGGGCCGTCGTCGCCAGCCGGTCCGTCTCCTTGAAGCGCAGCTCCTCGGCGCAGCCGATCCACGACGTGCCCGGCAGCAGGGCGGCGACCGCGGCGAGCAGCGGCACCTCGTCGATCAGCGCGTGCAGGACGGCGGGATCGTCGACCCGTACCGAATCCAGGCCGTCCAGCCCGCCCCTGGCCACCACCGTCCCGGTCGGCTCACCGCCGCTGGTGGACCGCTCGTCCTCGTACGAGATGTCCGCACCGGCCCGCCGCAGCACCTCGAAGAAGCCCAGCCGGGTCGGGTTGAGGCAGACACCCGGCACACGCAGCACCTCGCCGTCGCCCCACATCAGATGGGCCGCGACGGGATACGCCGCGAGTGAGGGGTCGGCGGGGACGTCGATGACGGGCGGGACCGTGTACGGGCCGCCGTCCCAGATGAGTTCGTGTTCGGTCCGGGTCAGCCCCGCGCCGAACGCGGCGAGCATCCGTTCGGTGTGGTCGCGCGAGCGGACGGGGTGGCGCACGGTCGCGGGCAGCCCCGCCGCGGCCACGGCGAGCAGCACCGCGGAGCGCGCCTGCGCGCTCCCCACCGACAACCGCACCGCTCCGGGCCTGCACACCGGTCCGCCCACCAGCACGGGCAAGCATCCCGGGTCGCCCAAGTAGTCTATTTCGGCGCCGAGTTCGGCCAGTGGGTCGACGATCCACTCCATCGGCCGGTGCCGCAGCACCTCGTCCCCGTCCACCACGGCGCGGGTTCCGGTCCCGGCCAGCACCCCGATCAGCAGCCGCGCGGCGGCGCTGGACCCGCCGGTCTCCAGGTACGGCGCGTCGTCCGGCCAGGTGTCGATGTCAGGATGTCCGCGGACCGGCTGCCGGACGGGCCGGGCACCGCGCCGTACGGTGAGTGTGTCCCGCTCGATGTCCACCCGCAACCCCAAGGCGCGCAAGGCGGGGAGCAACGCCCGTACGGCGCCGCCCGAGTTGGCGTTGCGCACCGTGAGGACGGCGGGGGCGCCGGGCAGCAGGGCGGCCAGCAGTGCCCGATGACTCACGGACTTGTCGCCCGGCACGGCGACGGCCAGTGGCCCCTGGCCGCGTGCCGATCTGCCGCCGTCCACCACGAGATGCGGCGCCTGCGTGGCCGGCCTGTCGAATTCCCGGACCACTTCGCGGCCGGTTCCGTGGACGGCTTCCTGGATATCCTTCCGGGCCTCAAGCACACGGTGCTCCCATCACTGGGTCCCCCGAGATCTGTGAGCGAAAGCGGGCTCGGCATTCGGCCGGCCACGCCCTTCCCCGCTACGTTTCACGTAAAGGCGGGCATGCACAACACGCCCGGAACCAACGCTGGGGTGATGCGGGAGGAAATCCCCGCTCAGCGGATTTCATGACGCGTGCGACCAAGGCGAAAACGGGTAACAACGCGTCCTTCCCCAACAGTTGGCAAACCCGAGGGGGCTCCCTCGGCGTGTTCGACTCAACCATTCCCGTGGAGCGGATGTCAACGGACCGTGGAACTCTTCACAACGGTCAGTAGTACCTGTCAGTCACCGAAAAGAACCGAGCATTCCCCTGCGCAAGCGCCCGTAATCACCAGTGATCGCAAAGGATTCCAAGGCATTCGATGAGCGCGCGTCGCGCCGCGGCGGAGCCCCGTCCGGCCGCCGCCTGGCCCTGCGGCCGACACTCCGCAGGGCCAGGAAAAGGGAAAGAGAGTTTTGCGCCCCAATTGCCCGGCGAGGCACGGAACCCCGGGTCCACCGTGCGGGGATATCGGTGAACGGTGATTTCCGGACAGTCTTTCGGGATCGCGGAGAAGCGATGTTTCGCTTCCCGCATTCGGGCTCGCCGCCCTGGCACGGGACCTCGAAGCCCCCGTGACGGCGGAATGCGCACGGGGGCGCTCCCGCGAAACCAGCCGGTGGGCGGGGGAGAGTCCCCCGCCCACCGGCTGGCGTCAGCGATTCATGCGGCCCAGGTCCACGGGCAGCTGGATACCGGTCACATGGCGGGCCTCGT
It encodes the following:
- a CDS encoding 3-phosphoshikimate 1-carboxyvinyltransferase → MLEARKDIQEAVHGTGREVVREFDRPATQAPHLVVDGGRSARGQGPLAVAVPGDKSVSHRALLAALLPGAPAVLTVRNANSGGAVRALLPALRALGLRVDIERDTLTVRRGARPVRQPVRGHPDIDTWPDDAPYLETGGSSAAARLLIGVLAGTGTRAVVDGDEVLRHRPMEWIVDPLAELGAEIDYLGDPGCLPVLVGGPVCRPGAVRLSVGSAQARSAVLLAVAAAGLPATVRHPVRSRDHTERMLAAFGAGLTRTEHELIWDGGPYTVPPVIDVPADPSLAAYPVAAHLMWGDGEVLRVPGVCLNPTRLGFFEVLRRAGADISYEDERSTSGGEPTGTVVARGGLDGLDSVRVDDPAVLHALIDEVPLLAAVAALLPGTSWIGCAEELRFKETDRLATTARMVGAFGGRVEVAADGLTVTGGAALRAGTVPGFEDHRVAMAAATLGMCLPGRTTVRGGACHRTSFPGFADVQRAVGARIAEDGQR